The proteins below are encoded in one region of uncultured Eubacteriales bacterium:
- the rplU gene encoding 50S ribosomal subunit protein L21 (Evidence 2a : Function of homologous gene experimentally demonstrated in an other organism; PubMedId : 10094780, 387076, 8312607; Product type s : structure), giving the protein MTAIIETGGKQFKVAEGDTLFIEKLEVNAGDAITFDKVLAVIDGDKATFGAPMVEGAKVEASVVKNGRGKKVRIFKYNPKKGYRKRQGHRQPYTKVTIGKISV; this is encoded by the coding sequence ATGACAGCAATCATCGAGACCGGCGGCAAGCAGTTTAAGGTGGCCGAGGGCGATACCCTCTTCATCGAGAAGCTGGAAGTGAACGCCGGAGACGCCATCACCTTTGATAAGGTCTTGGCCGTCATCGACGGGGACAAGGCCACCTTTGGGGCTCCCATGGTGGAGGGCGCGAAGGTGGAGGCCAGCGTCGTGAAGAACGGCAGAGGCAAGAAGGTCCGCATCTTCAAGTATAACCCGAAGAAGGGCTACCGCAAACGTCAGGGCCACCGTCAGCCTTACACCAAGGTGACCATCGGCAAGATCTCCGTATAA
- the rpmA gene encoding 50S ribosomal subunit protein L27 (Evidence 2a : Function of homologous gene experimentally demonstrated in an other organism; PubMedId : 10094780, 1225626, 12809609, 7556101, 8312607; Product type s : structure), with protein MLKIGLQFFAHKKGVGSTRNGRDSESKRLGVKRGDGQEVLAGNILVRQRGTHIHPGVNVGKGKDDTLFALKDGKVKFERLGKDRKQVSIVEIAQ; from the coding sequence ATGCTGAAAATCGGTCTTCAGTTCTTCGCCCACAAGAAGGGCGTCGGCTCCACCCGTAACGGCCGCGACTCCGAGTCCAAGCGCCTGGGCGTGAAGCGCGGCGACGGCCAGGAGGTCCTCGCGGGCAACATTCTGGTCCGTCAGCGCGGGACCCATATCCATCCCGGCGTCAACGTGGGCAAGGGCAAGGACGATACCCTGTTTGCCCTCAAGGACGGCAAGGTGAAGTTCGAGCGTCTCGGCAAGGACCGCAAGCAGGTCTCTATTGTGGAGATTGCCCAGTAA
- a CDS encoding conserved hypothetical protein (Evidence 4 : Homologs of previously reported genes of unknown function), with amino-acid sequence MEKATVLKLNLPRGRRVLAVSDIHGDLLLLRRLLDMARFSQDDILFVLGDLLEKGEQSLATLRYLMALSKNHTVYTLNGNCDDLVTGFVDGREELSDKFFRYFIGLFGRRSTLVQMGLEAGLAEAELDDYPKFRAVLRKKFQPEFDFLRALPTIIDTPNLLFVHGGVPSDENMEALDAWRCMKNDDFALQDFSLSKWCVVGHTPATLYRPKIPCANPFIQPEKRLISIDGGCSIKADGQLNLLILPDGYSTDFSFLSADALSAVTALDAQPPSPDSVNIRWGHNTLELLEHGEEFSRCYHAESGRTVDILTDYLATGKDGVLRCADSTDYLLPVSPGDTLSVVRETSRGLLAKKAGVTGWYLGRTGS; translated from the coding sequence ATGGAAAAAGCCACGGTACTGAAACTGAATCTGCCCCGGGGCCGCCGGGTGCTGGCGGTGAGCGACATACATGGCGATCTTCTCCTGCTCCGACGCCTGCTGGATATGGCCCGTTTCTCTCAGGACGATATTCTCTTCGTGCTGGGGGACCTGCTGGAGAAGGGGGAACAGAGTCTCGCCACGCTGCGCTACCTGATGGCCCTCTCTAAGAATCACACGGTGTATACCCTAAACGGCAACTGCGACGATTTGGTCACCGGCTTTGTGGATGGGCGGGAGGAGTTAAGCGATAAATTTTTCCGCTACTTCATCGGCCTCTTCGGCCGCCGCTCCACGCTGGTGCAGATGGGGCTGGAGGCGGGGCTGGCCGAAGCCGAGTTGGACGACTATCCAAAATTTCGTGCCGTCCTGCGAAAAAAATTTCAGCCGGAATTTGACTTTCTCAGGGCTCTGCCCACCATCATCGACACGCCGAATCTCCTCTTTGTCCACGGCGGCGTGCCGTCGGATGAGAATATGGAGGCCCTGGACGCCTGGCGCTGCATGAAAAACGATGACTTCGCCCTCCAGGACTTCAGCCTCTCCAAGTGGTGCGTTGTAGGGCACACCCCCGCCACCCTATATCGGCCCAAAATTCCCTGCGCCAACCCTTTTATTCAGCCGGAGAAACGGCTTATCAGCATCGACGGCGGCTGCTCCATCAAGGCTGACGGGCAGTTGAACCTCCTTATTCTGCCCGACGGCTATTCCACCGACTTCTCCTTCCTCAGTGCCGATGCTCTGAGCGCTGTCACCGCCCTGGACGCGCAGCCACCTTCTCCCGACAGCGTGAACATCCGCTGGGGCCACAACACCCTGGAGCTTTTAGAGCACGGCGAGGAATTTTCCCGCTGCTACCACGCGGAAAGTGGCCGGACGGTGGACATTCTCACCGACTACCTCGCCACGGGAAAGGACGGCGTCCTCCGCTGTGCCGACTCCACCGACTACCTCCTCCCCGTTTCCCCCGGCGACACCCTCTCCGTTGTGCGGGAGACCTCCCGGGGCCTCCTCGCCAAGAAAGCCGGAGTCACTGGCTGGTACCTGGGGCGGACGGGGAGCTAG
- a CDS encoding conserved exported hypothetical protein (Evidence 4 : Homologs of previously reported genes of unknown function) codes for MKKLFPLALSLLLLLSACGGGKTAAPYDLQATQALVDAGAFSVPLEELDAALLYDFDGYGMDASKLTSSKALSASGYTEQVSVTVWKTEGDAKAAVDAFGVYLQDMKDTYKSYAPLEVEKLDNAIVSQRGTSVLLVVPADAEAAKGAVDRLG; via the coding sequence ATGAAAAAACTGTTTCCCCTCGCCCTGTCCCTCCTGCTGCTCCTCTCCGCCTGCGGCGGCGGCAAGACCGCCGCACCCTATGACCTTCAGGCTACCCAGGCCCTGGTGGACGCGGGAGCCTTCTCCGTGCCGCTGGAGGAGCTGGACGCCGCCCTTCTCTATGACTTCGACGGGTACGGCATGGATGCCTCCAAGCTCACCAGCTCCAAGGCTCTGTCCGCCTCGGGGTACACCGAGCAGGTGTCTGTGACGGTCTGGAAGACGGAGGGCGACGCGAAGGCCGCCGTAGACGCCTTCGGCGTGTACCTCCAGGACATGAAGGACACATACAAGAGCTACGCCCCCCTGGAGGTAGAGAAACTCGACAATGCCATCGTCTCCCAGCGGGGGACCTCGGTGCTTCTGGTGGTACCCGCCGACGCCGAAGCCGCGAAAGGCGCGGTGGACCGACTGGGATAA
- a CDS encoding conserved hypothetical protein (Evidence 4 : Homologs of previously reported genes of unknown function) has translation MTYVSFFTEGERIVGFQTKGHSGYAEAGNDIVCAAVTSAVRLTECAINDVLGLEASVKVKGDTITLKLPGSLGATNESTCQALLTALMVYLTELREEYPENISVVEEE, from the coding sequence ATGACCTACGTCTCCTTTTTCACGGAGGGCGAGCGCATCGTGGGCTTTCAGACGAAAGGCCACAGCGGCTACGCTGAAGCGGGAAACGATATCGTCTGCGCCGCCGTCACCAGCGCCGTCCGGCTCACCGAGTGCGCCATTAACGACGTGTTGGGGCTGGAGGCCTCGGTCAAGGTCAAGGGCGACACCATCACCCTTAAGCTCCCCGGCTCACTGGGGGCCACCAACGAGAGCACCTGTCAGGCCTTACTGACCGCTCTCATGGTGTACCTCACAGAGCTGCGCGAGGAGTACCCCGAAAATATTTCCGTGGTGGAGGAGGAGTAA
- a CDS encoding conserved hypothetical protein (Evidence 4 : Homologs of previously reported genes of unknown function): MDELKELKERLMEERPTAWEDFPDIGLYMDQIISYMPRQLIRFGDGEVLTSAMVNNYIKDGMLPRAEGKRYSPTHLAYLTAICALKQVLSVRSVSHLINTGGAGRDPEELYAYFTQELDKALTETGQALDESTAEDSLPQLALGLALRSYADKLACERVLDILQSRAAPEKPKEKGKKQTPPETKA, translated from the coding sequence GTGGACGAGCTGAAAGAACTCAAGGAACGCTTGATGGAGGAGCGGCCCACAGCCTGGGAGGACTTTCCCGACATTGGGCTCTATATGGACCAGATCATCTCCTACATGCCCCGGCAGCTCATCCGTTTCGGGGACGGGGAGGTGCTCACCTCCGCCATGGTGAACAACTATATCAAGGACGGGATGCTCCCCCGGGCCGAGGGTAAGCGGTACTCCCCCACTCACCTGGCCTACCTGACCGCCATCTGCGCCCTCAAGCAGGTGTTATCTGTGCGGTCTGTCAGCCATCTCATCAACACGGGTGGTGCGGGCCGGGATCCCGAGGAGCTGTACGCCTACTTCACCCAGGAGCTGGACAAGGCCCTCACCGAGACCGGCCAGGCCTTGGACGAGAGCACCGCCGAGGACTCCCTGCCCCAGCTTGCCCTGGGTCTCGCCCTCCGGAGTTACGCGGACAAGCTGGCCTGTGAGCGTGTGCTGGACATTCTTCAGTCCCGCGCCGCCCCGGAAAAGCCTAAGGAGAAGGGCAAAAAGCAGACCCCGCCTGAAACAAAAGCTTAA
- the prmA gene encoding Ribosomal protein L11 methyltransferase, translating to MDQWLEISINTTDSEIDTLADALTMNGVTGLVLESEADFRTFLEQNRQYWDYVDEDLAERMKGVARVKLYITDDDAGREQLTQWLAGIEAPYTTASLKEEDWANNWKQYYKPLSVGERLYIVPEWEKGASPLPDGKVSLYMNPGLIFGTGNHASTQLCLEGVERYAAPGVSVLDLGCGSGILSIAALCLGAGKAVGVDIDPKAMGVAYENAAMNGIGKDRYTVLAGDVLSDRLLAARLAEEKYGLVLANIVADVIIPLALHVDALLTEGGVFLCSGIIDTRADEVHAALEKAGLAIVERQERTGWVAFAAKRA from the coding sequence ATGGACCAATGGCTTGAGATATCCATTAATACCACCGACAGCGAGATCGACACGCTGGCCGACGCTCTCACTATGAACGGCGTCACAGGCCTCGTTCTGGAGAGTGAGGCAGACTTCCGCACCTTTCTGGAGCAGAACCGCCAGTACTGGGACTACGTGGACGAGGACCTGGCCGAACGCATGAAGGGTGTAGCCCGGGTAAAGCTCTACATCACCGATGACGACGCGGGCAGGGAGCAGCTCACCCAGTGGCTGGCGGGTATTGAAGCACCCTACACCACCGCAAGCCTCAAAGAAGAGGACTGGGCCAATAACTGGAAACAGTACTACAAGCCCCTCTCAGTGGGTGAGCGGCTCTATATCGTTCCTGAGTGGGAGAAGGGCGCATCCCCCCTGCCCGACGGCAAGGTTTCCCTCTATATGAACCCCGGCCTCATCTTCGGTACCGGGAATCACGCCTCCACCCAGCTGTGTCTTGAGGGGGTAGAGCGGTATGCGGCCCCCGGCGTTTCCGTATTGGACCTGGGCTGCGGCAGCGGCATTTTGTCCATCGCCGCCCTCTGCCTGGGAGCAGGAAAGGCCGTGGGCGTGGACATTGACCCCAAGGCGATGGGCGTGGCCTACGAGAATGCAGCCATGAACGGCATAGGAAAAGACCGCTACACAGTCTTGGCAGGGGACGTACTCTCTGACAGGCTTTTAGCCGCCCGGCTGGCGGAGGAGAAATACGGACTGGTCCTCGCCAACATCGTGGCCGACGTGATTATCCCCCTGGCTCTCCACGTGGACGCTCTGCTGACCGAGGGAGGCGTCTTCCTCTGCTCCGGCATCATCGACACCAGGGCGGACGAGGTGCATGCGGCCTTGGAAAAGGCCGGCCTCGCCATAGTGGAGCGGCAGGAGCGGACAGGCTGGGTTGCATTCGCGGCGAAAAGAGCATAA
- a CDS encoding conserved hypothetical protein (Evidence 4 : Homologs of previously reported genes of unknown function) translates to MSDYVILTDSSADLSAEMVKELDVRVLPLSFTLEGKTYHNYPDNRDIPQEEVYRKLRAGSMCTTAAVNIADYTRELEPILKEGKDVLMLVFSSGLSATYQSARAAAEELAEQYPERKIFAVDTLCASLGQGLLVWHVVQQKHAGKTIEEARDWAEANKLNLCHWFTVDDLHFLKRGGRVSAATAVVGTMLHIKPVLHVDDEGHLINMSKARGRTASLMALVDEMEKAAIDPANQTIFISHGDCLEEAQTVADEVKRRFGVKTVVINFVGPVIGAHSGPGTMALFFLGTKR, encoded by the coding sequence ATGAGTGACTATGTGATCCTGACCGACAGCTCCGCCGACCTTTCCGCCGAGATGGTGAAAGAGCTGGACGTGCGTGTTCTGCCCCTGAGCTTTACCCTGGAGGGCAAGACCTACCATAACTACCCCGACAACCGGGATATCCCCCAGGAGGAGGTCTACCGCAAACTGCGCGCGGGGTCCATGTGCACCACTGCCGCCGTCAACATCGCTGACTACACCAGGGAGCTGGAGCCCATCCTCAAGGAGGGCAAGGACGTTTTGATGCTGGTCTTCTCCTCCGGCCTGTCGGCCACCTACCAATCCGCCCGCGCCGCGGCGGAAGAGTTGGCCGAGCAGTACCCCGAGCGGAAGATCTTCGCGGTGGACACCCTCTGCGCCTCTCTGGGTCAGGGACTGCTGGTGTGGCACGTGGTGCAGCAGAAACACGCGGGCAAGACCATCGAGGAGGCACGGGACTGGGCCGAGGCCAATAAGCTCAACCTCTGCCACTGGTTCACGGTGGACGACCTGCACTTCCTCAAGCGAGGGGGCCGTGTGTCCGCCGCCACCGCCGTGGTGGGTACCATGCTGCACATCAAACCCGTCCTCCATGTGGACGACGAGGGCCACCTCATCAACATGAGTAAGGCCCGTGGCCGGACCGCCTCCCTCATGGCGCTGGTGGATGAGATGGAAAAGGCCGCCATCGACCCGGCCAACCAGACCATCTTTATCAGTCACGGCGACTGCCTGGAGGAGGCCCAAACCGTGGCCGATGAGGTCAAGCGCCGCTTTGGCGTGAAGACGGTGGTCATCAATTTCGTAGGCCCCGTCATCGGCGCCCACTCGGGCCCCGGCACCATGGCCCTGTTTTTCCTGGGCACCAAGCGGTAA
- a CDS encoding conserved hypothetical protein (Evidence 4 : Homologs of previously reported genes of unknown function), with the protein MEYTIKPLTPDLSPVFADYLGGLDFGHSPHWATCFCRFYQTNCSSADWQGRTGEENRTEAIAAIAAGTMEGHLAFDGDKCIGWCNANDVERFLRFEDDFDHLTKGKKVGCVICFVIHPAYRGRGVARSMLKEAVRVFKAKGYAAVLALPVESESGSEKRYRGTLNMYRELGFQEAERHDNLHVMWLDLDPA; encoded by the coding sequence ATGGAGTACACCATCAAGCCCCTGACCCCTGACCTTTCCCCTGTTTTTGCCGACTATCTGGGCGGCTTGGATTTTGGCCACTCTCCCCACTGGGCCACCTGTTTTTGTAGATTTTATCAAACGAACTGCTCTTCCGCGGATTGGCAGGGCCGGACGGGAGAGGAAAACCGGACGGAGGCCATAGCGGCCATTGCCGCCGGAACCATGGAAGGCCACCTCGCCTTTGACGGGGACAAATGCATCGGCTGGTGCAACGCAAATGATGTGGAGCGTTTTCTTCGGTTTGAGGATGATTTTGACCATCTGACCAAGGGCAAAAAGGTGGGGTGCGTCATCTGCTTCGTCATTCATCCCGCGTATAGAGGGCGCGGCGTGGCCAGAAGCATGCTGAAAGAGGCGGTGCGCGTATTTAAGGCCAAGGGCTATGCCGCTGTTCTCGCTCTGCCGGTAGAGAGTGAGTCAGGCTCTGAAAAACGCTATCGGGGCACGCTGAACATGTATCGGGAACTTGGCTTTCAGGAGGCTGAGCGGCACGACAATTTGCATGTCATGTGGCTGGACCTCGACCCTGCCTGA
- the obg gene encoding GTPase obg, which produces MPNFIDTARITVRSGSGGNGAVAFHREKYVAAGGPSGGDGGRGGDIILRVDRHMSTLMDFRYKRKYVAESGMNGQGKRCSGKDGQPLIIRVPLGTVIRDAETGEIIRDMSDDEPYVLARGGNGGWGNKHFATPTRQVPNFAKAGLPGKERLVVLELKLLADVGLVGFPNVGKSTLLSVVSKANPKIANYHFTTLYPNLGVVYVDEGVSFVLADIPGIIEGASEGAGLGHDFLRHVDRCRLLIHIVDVSGSEGRDPVADFEAINEELKQYSPELASRPMLVAGNKVDIAEDRTLVDALRSHVEAKGLTFFELSAAAQQGTRELMRAAAGELAHLPPITVFEPTYVERPPEVDTSEPLTITHEDDVWIVEGPWLQKTMANVNFGDYESRNWFDRMLRESGLFQRLEEMGIQDGDTVSLYNLDFEYQK; this is translated from the coding sequence ATGCCTAACTTTATCGATACCGCCCGCATCACCGTCCGCTCCGGCTCGGGGGGGAACGGCGCGGTGGCCTTCCACCGGGAAAAATACGTGGCCGCCGGCGGGCCGTCCGGCGGCGACGGCGGCCGTGGCGGGGACATCATTCTCAGGGTGGATCGCCACATGTCCACCCTGATGGACTTCCGCTACAAGCGCAAATACGTGGCTGAAAGCGGCATGAACGGCCAGGGCAAGCGCTGCTCCGGAAAGGACGGCCAGCCCCTCATCATCCGCGTCCCCCTGGGCACGGTGATCCGGGACGCCGAGACCGGTGAGATCATCCGCGACATGTCCGACGACGAGCCCTATGTCCTGGCCCGAGGCGGCAACGGAGGCTGGGGCAACAAGCATTTCGCCACCCCAACCCGGCAGGTCCCCAACTTTGCCAAGGCCGGGCTGCCCGGCAAGGAGCGGCTGGTGGTCCTGGAGCTCAAGCTTCTGGCCGACGTGGGCTTGGTTGGTTTCCCCAACGTGGGCAAGTCCACGCTCCTCAGCGTGGTCAGCAAGGCAAACCCCAAGATCGCAAACTACCATTTCACCACCCTTTACCCCAATCTGGGCGTTGTCTACGTGGATGAGGGGGTCTCCTTCGTCTTGGCCGACATCCCCGGCATCATCGAGGGGGCCAGCGAGGGCGCAGGCTTAGGGCATGACTTCCTCCGCCATGTGGACCGCTGCCGTCTGCTCATCCACATCGTGGACGTGTCGGGCAGCGAGGGCCGGGATCCGGTGGCTGACTTCGAGGCCATCAACGAGGAATTAAAGCAGTACTCTCCGGAGCTTGCCTCCCGTCCCATGCTGGTGGCGGGCAACAAGGTGGACATCGCTGAGGACCGCACACTGGTAGACGCATTGCGTTCCCACGTGGAAGCCAAGGGACTGACCTTCTTCGAGCTGTCTGCCGCCGCTCAGCAGGGCACCCGGGAGCTCATGCGCGCCGCAGCCGGGGAACTTGCTCACCTGCCCCCCATCACGGTATTCGAGCCCACCTACGTGGAGCGGCCTCCGGAGGTAGACACCTCCGAGCCCCTCACCATCACCCACGAGGACGACGTCTGGATCGTGGAGGGCCCCTGGCTCCAGAAGACCATGGCAAACGTCAACTTTGGGGACTACGAGTCCCGCAACTGGTTCGACCGTATGCTCCGGGAGTCCGGCCTCTTCCAGCGTCTGGAGGAGATGGGCATCCAGGACGGAGACACGGTCTCCCTCTACAATCTGGATTTTGAGTACCAGAAATAG
- a CDS encoding GDSL-like protein, with product MPTLSETPVSNSPRAPRLGPGAIAVVCILTGVVLLAIVAAALAGREAPPAAATVTPSPIVATATPTPTPVPTPTPTPEPTPEPAVPFDFTQPVPESAPVETGYFDDAVFIGDSRTDGLKLYGGVDGADFIQHTGISVFDVGTKEVIRIDGEKYTVLEALTLKQYKKIYLMLGVNELGYNHDEGFRQEYAGFVDKLRELQPDAILYLQNLVSINPDKAKANDQPYYVTNEKIADYNTIIADIAADKHAALVDVNAALVGEDGILPREGTTDGVHFTKDYYVKWYDYLKIHAVDADAYWAGQAPQ from the coding sequence ATGCCCACCCTGTCTGAAACTCCCGTCTCAAATTCCCCCCGCGCACCCCGGCTGGGACCGGGGGCCATCGCCGTCGTCTGCATCCTCACAGGGGTCGTCCTGCTGGCCATCGTGGCGGCAGCCCTGGCCGGGCGGGAGGCTCCTCCCGCGGCGGCTACCGTCACTCCCTCCCCCATCGTCGCAACGGCAACCCCCACGCCGACCCCTGTGCCCACTCCCACTCCCACCCCGGAGCCTACGCCTGAGCCGGCGGTGCCCTTCGATTTCACCCAGCCCGTCCCAGAGAGCGCGCCTGTGGAGACTGGATATTTTGACGACGCGGTCTTCATCGGCGACTCCCGCACCGATGGGCTCAAGCTCTATGGCGGCGTGGATGGGGCCGACTTCATCCAGCACACGGGCATCTCCGTTTTCGACGTGGGCACGAAGGAGGTCATCCGCATCGACGGGGAGAAGTACACCGTCCTGGAGGCCCTGACGCTCAAACAGTACAAGAAAATCTACCTGATGCTGGGCGTTAATGAGCTGGGGTACAACCACGACGAGGGTTTCCGGCAGGAGTATGCGGGCTTTGTGGACAAGCTGCGGGAGCTCCAGCCCGACGCCATCCTCTACTTACAGAACCTGGTGAGCATCAATCCGGATAAGGCCAAGGCCAACGACCAGCCCTACTACGTGACCAATGAGAAGATCGCCGATTATAACACCATCATCGCTGATATCGCCGCCGACAAGCACGCCGCTCTAGTGGACGTGAACGCCGCCCTTGTGGGTGAGGACGGCATTCTCCCCCGGGAGGGCACTACCGACGGGGTGCACTTCACCAAGGACTACTACGTGAAATGGTATGACTACCTCAAAATCCACGCGGTGGACGCCGACGCCTATTGGGCCGGCCAGGCCCCGCAATAA